A stretch of DNA from Gimesia chilikensis:
ACAGGAAAAGCGGGTTTTACAGGAGATCTGGCAATCAAGGATGACCGGATCGTCAAAATTGCCCCGGAAATCGAAGCATCCGCCGATCAGGTCATTTCCTGCAAGGGACTGATCATCGCCCCGGGCTTCATCGACCTGCATAATCACAGCGATCGGCAGATTGTTTCCCCCCTGACCCGGGCGAATATGAACTTTATCACCCAGGGATGTACCACCGTGGTCACGGGAAACTGCGGTAGTGGCCCGGTTGATACAGGAGAATATTATCGGCAGATTGACGCCGCGGGTAGCGGGACGAATGTGATGCACCTGATTCCGCAGGGTTCTCTGCGAGACCATGTAATGGGCTCCGGTCAGCGGGAACCGACGGAAGCAGAACTGAAGAAGATGCAGGAGTTGGCCCGCCGTGCGATGCTGGACGGTGCCTGGGGAATGTCGACCGGTTTGATCTATGTGCCGAGCTCGTATGCAGATACGGATGAGCTGATTACGCTGGCGAAGATCGTCGCCGAGTATAACGGCATCTATGCCAGCCACATTCGGAATGAAAGTACGGAGCTGCTGGCAGCTGTCAATGAAGCTTTAAAGATCGGTCAGCAAGCCAAGTTGCCTGTACATATTTCTCATTTCAAATCGAGTGGTCGGGATGCCTGGGGGCTGGTTCTGCGCGCCGCAGCGATGATCGACGAAGCCCGCCAGCAGGGTCAGACTGTGACTGCGGACCAGTATCCTTATATCGCGTCCAGCACATCTCTGGGCGCCACCCTGATTCCAGCCTGGGCCCGGGCTGGAGGCAACAAGGAACTGGTAGCCCGTCTGGAAGCCCCGGAGACCTCTAAGAAGATCATTAAACAGATCGAGAAGAACATTGAAAAACGCGAGGGTGGAAGTGCGGTTCGGATTGCCCGCTACGCGGATCGGCCCAACTGGGTGGGTAAGAACCTGCAGCAGATTGCGGATCAGGAGCAGAAAAGCATCCTGGAAATCGTGCTCGAGATCACCCGGCACGGGGGCGCGTCGGTCGTTAACTTCAGCATGAACGAAGAGGACGTGCGTCAGATCATGAAAATCGACTGGGTTGCGACCGCGTCGGACGGACGTGCTTATCTACCTGGTTCAGATCGTCCCCATCCCCGTAATTACGGAACCTTTCCCCGGAAACTCGGTTATTATTCGCTGCAGGAAAAAGTAATCCCGCTGGAAAAGGCCGTTCGCAGTGCCAGTGGCCTGCCGGCTGACATCCTGGGCTTAACGGACCGAGGCTATTTAAAAGAAGGCGCTTATGCGGATATTGTAGTCTTCGATCCCGCAAAGCTGATCGATCAGGCGACGTTTGACAATCCGCATCAGTATTCCGAGGGAATCCGTTACCTGTTTGTGAATGGGACACCTGCCATCAATGGTGGCTTTCCCACAGGCAGCCTGGCGGGCAAAGCACTCCGACGTCCGCAACCGGAAAAGTAATCGCATCAGAAACATCCAAAGCAGGCCGCCTGATGGTCTGTCTCAATACAGGAAGGTCCTTAGTTGAATCCCTGCCGCGTCGAGTTACTGGTCAGTGTGCGTAATTGTGAAGAAATCGCTGCTGCGCTGGCCGGGGGTTGTGATCTGCTCGACTTCAAAGAGCCGGAGAACGGCGCACTGGGAATGGTCGATGCTGAATCCCTGCAGGCGATCACGGTCTACTGCGAACGCCACAGCATCACTCAACCCCTCAGTATGGCACTGGGCGAACTGGTTGAGTGGAGAGAGCGTAGCTCAATGACCCGCATCCCCTCGGCCATGAAGTACCTGAAACTGGGACTCTCCGAAACCCGGGCACTGCCCGACTGGAAGTCCTGCTGGCGGGAGTTGACCGAACGGATCGAAACGGAACATCAACGGCAGTTCGACTGGATCGCGGTCGCTTATGCAGACTGGGAACAGGCATCGGCAGCCTCTCCCCTCGAAGTCCTGTCGGCTGCGATTGAGAGCCGATGCGCTGGTCTGCTGATTGACACTTTCCACAAGCAGGGCCCCGGGTTAACGGACCTGCTCTCTCTGGAGCTGCTGGACGAGCTCATTCAACGGGCGCATCGACACGGGTTGAAGGTCGCGCTGGCAGGTTCTATTCGCCTGGGTGACCTGGAGACACTCTCTCCCCTGCAACCGGATATCGTTGGAATTCGGGGGGCAGCCTGTACGAGAAATCGACGTACCAGTTCGATCGAGTCGTCCGCAGTGCGCGAATTCAGAATGCAGCTGGAAGAACAGTTCCACTGTCATCCCTGGGGATGAACGACGGTCTCAGGAAGCACTACCGGCAGCGACGGTCTGTTCCTTATGATCCTTCTGGGGATTGTAAGGAGCATACTCTTTGAGCTTGAGTTTCTGAATCATGGGGATCACCTGATCGGCGGGAATCGCGAAGGACTTGGTTCTGCCAGCCCGGGCGATGTTCAAGCCAATGGCCTTCCCCTGCAGGTCAACAATGACGCCGCCACAGTCTTCGGGGCGAAGTACGGTATCGTGCTGCAGGACTTCAGAGAAACCGGTTTTACGGCGACTCAAGGCGCCTCCCATTTTCTTCTGCATTTCCCGCAGGCGATCGTAGATCAGCATCTGGGGATCGGTGAGGACCACCACTGCGTTGATTTCTTCTTCATCTCTCAGTAACCGGACCTGGACACGATCGCCGGGTAGAAACTTTCGGATGAACCGCGAGAGTGAACTGGCACTGTCGATGTTTTCGCCGGCCACATTCAGAATCACATCGCCTGGTTTCAGGCCCGCTTCTTCGGCACCACTTTCGCGCATCACCTGTTTGACCAGGGCGCCTCCGTTGGCATCATCGATCTGCACGCCCAGAACTCCCGGGGCGGGTTTGATATCGCGGCGTGTCACGCTGAGTACGCCGACACTCACGGGAGACATGCTCAGGCCGGGAGTGACCAGCCACTGACCGACTTTGGGGTCAGTTACTGACTGCCATTGAACTGTAGGCAGATTCCGGGCATCAATTTTGAGCAGCGCCAGATCGAGCTTACCGTCGACGCCGATGATTTCGGCTTCGTAGCGTTCGGCGGTTGTGAGTTCGCAGGTCACTTTTCCTTCCAGCTGGCTGGCTTTGGTCAGGATCCAGCCATCAGATTCCACGATGGCTCCCAGTGAGGCCTCTCTGCCATTCACACGGACGCGGACCGTCCAGGAACGGGGAGTCGAAACGACAGACCGGAACGCGCGACGCATTTGAGAACCGCTGGTCAGCTGGCTCGGCTGCAGTTGATCGAAAGCGGAGGCACTGTCTGTCAGCCACCCAGCGCAGGTGGTGATGATTAAAGTCAGAGCGAACAGCCGGACTATCTGCGGAATGCGGTTTTTATGATCCTGGTTCAAGAGCTTCTCCTCACATCACTTTATTATCAGATCCGAACTACGAAGCAGTCATCCAGATCGCGATCAAGTTTGTATTAATCCCGGGCGGCGAGTTGAACTTCAAACGACATGCTTTTGCCGTCACGCGTCAGTTGAACCTGCACCGTCTGCCCCGGTTTGTATTGTTGAACGACTTCCGCCAGTTGTTCGATGCCGGTAATCTTCTCATCGTTCAGCTGGTAAATAATGTCGTTCTCTTTCAGGCCGGCGATTTCTGCGGGAAATCCGCGGGTGACGCCGGTCACTTTACATCCTTGATCTGTCGTTTCGCCATTGACGCCGAGGACGGCATTCTGGCCGAGAGGCTTCGCCCCCCACATATCGCCGGAAACAAGTTTTTCCCAGTCGTCCTGAAATGCGGAGACGGGGATATGAAAATTCCAGCTGGTAGAGGGACCGATGCGGCTGTGAATGCCAACCACCTCTCCCTGCATATTATATAACGGGCCACCTGAGTCTCCGCCGATCAGCGTGCAATCAGTCTGGAGCAGATGTTTTTTCCGGGTCACGACCCGTCCCAGCCGTACGACAGGGGGACGCCCTGCCTGATAACCGTTCGGGTGTCCGGTGGCCATCACCCACTCACCGGTTTTGATCTGGGAGATGTCTCCCATTTTGGCGGCTGTGAGTTTGCTGATATCGACTTCGTCATCTTCAATCAGTTTCACCAGTCCGGCATCGAGACCGCGGTTCAGGCCCATGGTACGGCCTTTCAACGTGCGGCCATCGTGTAGGATGATGGTGGCATCTTTCTGAGCGAGTCCGATGACATGTGCGGCTGTGAGGATGTAGCCGGCTTTGTTATCAATGATTACCCCACTCCCCTGAGCATCGCCGACCCGTACGGAGACCGTACTGTGAATCGATTTTTCTGTCAGGGAAGTGACCTGCCGTTCAATCTCCTGGAGATCCTCCAGGGAATCGGGAACGGTCTTGAAAAAGACTTCGGAAAGTTTCGCTGGGGCGACAGGGGTAACAACGGGTTTACGTACCTCAACTTCCTGAGCGTTGGCGGGCGCCAGAGAAAGCAGGAAAAGGGCCATTGCACTGACGAGAGTGCGTTGCACCAAATCACCGGTTGTGGCTCTGAAGAAGATCAAGGGGCTCAAACTCATACCTCGTCAGCAGGAAACTTTGCGGGATGTATTTCTCAGGAAAGAAATACTGCATATAGAATACGCGATGTACATGAGCATTTTCAAGAAAAAACAGGAAATTCCGCATGGATGGGCGTTTTTCTAAATTCCTTAAAAAAGGTGACTTGTGTCGTGTTTAGGGGTTAAGAAAGATTTTGAGAAATCCATAACTGGACTTTCTCAATCCTTATGAAATGGCCTTGAAATCGCTATGATCCGTATGATTGTTCCCCGCAAGAAGCGGTACAGATACGCCCTTTTTCACTCAGAGAGAGAAGTCACACCTCATGGAAGTAGAACAGACCGGTTTTCCCGGGTTACTGGTGATCACCCCCCGGGTCTTTTCTGACGAACGTGGTTTTTTCAAAGAAACGTACCAGGAGGAGCGGTACAAGGAAGCTGGCGTCGATGCCTCTTTTGTACAGGATAATGCATCCCGCTCCACTGCCGGCATTCTCAGGGGACTGCATTACCAGATTCAGCACCCCCAGGCCAAACTGGTGCATGTCATGGAAGGGGAAATTCTGGACGTCTGTGTTGACCTGCGGAAGAATTCCCCCACGTTCGGCCAGTCCTACTCCATCCGCCTGACGGGCGAGAACCACAAGCAACTCTATGTGCCCCCGGGTTTTGCCCACGGTTTTTATGTCATGAGCCCCCAGGTTGATTTTGTGTATAAGTGTGGCGATTATTATTACCCCGAACACGACCGGACTCTGCTCTGGAACGATCCCGATCTGGGAATTGACTGGCCGCTCTCAGGCGAGCCACTGCTCTCGGAGAAAGACCGTCGAGGGCTGCCGCTGAAAGAATGTGAAGTTTTCGAATCGCTATGAAACAGCCGCGAATCGCTCTGACAATGGGAGATGTCTCTGGCATCGGTCCCCAGTTACTGGATGCCCTGTGCGTTCAGCCAGAACTGAATGAACTCTGCTGCCCGGTCGTCTATGGCAATGCGGAGGTTCTGCAGCGTGCTGCCCGCCATTCCGGGAGTGGACTGGAAGTCATTTCCGTCGATCAACTACCAGAAGAACTCTCATCCCGGCCGGGAGCAGTCTACTGCATTGACCGCGGACGCGCGGATGTGGCGGAAGCGACACCCTGCCAGGTCGATGCCCGCGCGGGTCGCGGCGCGTACGACTACCTGGTCAGCGCCATCGATGACTGTCTGGCGGGGAAAGTGGATGCGATCACCACGGCCCCCTTGAATAAGGAATCACTGCATCGAGGCGGCATTGATTATCCGGGACATACTGAGATCCTGGCTGACCGGTGTCAGGTAGCAGACTTTGGAATGATGCTCTATCTACCGGGCAGTGATGTGATTCAATCACCGGCTGGTCTGGGAATCGTGCATGCGACCCTGCATACTTCCATCGCCAGCGTTCCCGGCCTGTTGAAAACTGATGAGATCTTTGAGAAGACGCGGCTGATCGCAGAACTGATGCAGATCATGGGCGCGGAACCTCCCCGGGTCGCTGTCTGTGCATTGAACCCCCATGCGGGAGAACATGGTCTGTTTGGTGATGAGGAAGCGCGGATCATCGCCCCGGCCGTCGAACGGGCCCGGGCCTCTGGTCTGAATGCGACAGGTCCTCTACCGGCCGATACACTAATTCGTCGTGCCGTACATGGGGAGTTTGACGCGGTCGTCGCCATGTATCACGACCAGGGACACATCCCCTTTAAGCTGCTCGGCTTTGATCAGGCGGTCAATATTACGCTGGGATTGCCGATCGTCCGGACCAGCCCCAGTCATGGCACCGCGTTTGACATTGCCTGGAGCGACATCAAGCCTGAGACCAGAGGCATCATGGAAGCCGTCCGGGCCGCGGTCAAACTGGCCGCACACCAGAAACAGATTCAAACCGATTAAAACCTTTCCTGACACAGGACTGAACATGGAAAAGCAACACTTTATCCCCCACCCTGAACCCGATGCGACCAACCTGCTGCTGATTCGTCATGGAGCCACTCCCCCGAACGAACAGCGGCCCTATATTCTGCAGGGTTGCGGCATCAATCCCAGTCTGAGTGAATCGGGACAAAAGCAGGCTCAGGCCCTGGCGACTTTCCTAGCGGAGAACTGTTCGATCGACCATATCTACAGCAGTCCGATGATCCGTGCGAAAGAGACGGCCCAGGCGGTCTGTGCACATTTCAATCTGACTCCGCAGGAAGTCACGGAGATTCACGAATGCGATGTGGGTCTCTGGGAAGGAAAATCCTGGGACATCATTGAGCAGGAATCGCCGGCCGCCTACAAAGCGTTCATGGATGACCCCTACCGGAACCGTTACGAAGGCGGAGAATCTTACGGCGATGTATTCAATCGTTGTGAGCCTGCACTCCGGTCACTGCTGGAACGCCATACCGGCGAGACGATCGCGGTGGTCGCGCATAACGTAATCAACCGGGTCTATCTGGCCAGCCTGCTGGGACTTCCCATCGAAAAAGCCAAGGACATCAAGCAAAACAATACCGGTATCAACATCATCCGCCATCATGCAGGGGAAACCAAAGTGGTGACGATGAATGCCATCTTCCATTTGAGTAGTGTCCCCCATTAAACAGGACGCGGTTGTCACTCAGCACTATTTCTGCTGCTGGAGATACTGACTGAGTGTCTCCAGATTGCTGCTGAAGCGATCACTGGCGATGTACCTGGTATTCACCGGGAATTTGGGTTGCCCCACCAGGCGTTCGCCCGTACTGACGCTAATCCAACGTGCCTGATCGTCCAGGTCGTAGAGAATCGCTTTCACGCGGATCAGCAACTGCTTCGGAGTCAGCTCAGTCTTTAGTTCCCGACCTGCGCTGACGGCTTTAAACTCACGTTCGAGTTCTTTGACCTCTGAGTTGATCTTCCAGCCGTAGTGCCGGGGCAGATCGGAATCGTCGTAGGTCAGGCTGTACTTTTTTCCGCTGCGGTTCATGTAGAGCGGGCGATTGGTCTGCAGTTCGTAGTAGCGGGCGAGCTGCCCATCGGGTAACTGGGAGCGTTTTAACCAGGCGAGTGCCCGGGGAATCGGTTCCAGATATTTTTTCTCGCCGCTGAAACGGTAGATCCGCATCAGGGTGGCAATCACATCCTGGGTCTCTCCCCCGGTAATGGCCGGTGGTTCGAAGCGACGGGCCCAGATGGGTTGCATATCGTAGTTATACTGCTGCGCCCAGGCGGGCTGTGGTTCGGGTAACTGAGACACAATCAGGAAGTCGCCCAGTTTGAGCACCGCCTGTTTCAGGCGTTCGTCTTTGTAGATTTCGTAGGCGTCCAGCAGTGTCGTGCAGACATAGCCGGCCAGACCGTCGTTGAGGGTATAATAGTCCCAGTAGTTTTTGATACGTCCTTCCGTCCGCCAGTCGTATTGGGGAAAGCTGGCCGGTTTCGCGGGGATCTGTGGCACCGGTTCGGTCCAGACCTGGGGAAAGGCCCCCACGGGAAACTGTGCCGCCAGCAGGGCATTCAACGCGACCTGGGCAGATTCATGGATCTGTTTGTGCTGAAACTTATGAGCCTGATCGACATGAATGATGAGGCGAATTGCCGACTGCGAAATTCCGTCGTCGAGGGTCGAGTTGTTCTTGCCACGCCCCTTCCCATTCCGGTACTCGGCGGTCAGTTTACTGCGGGGATTGAAATCAACCGAATTCGTCCAGCCTCCCGATTTTAACTGACCATAAACGAGTGCCAGTGCGGCATCGGTGGCGGCATCGAGATAGAACTGGTCCCCGGTCGCTTCATAAGCCGAGAGGAACGCCATTCCCACTGTCGGTGTGCCGGGAGGCTGCACCCAGATCTGATCCGGAGACGCCTTACCTTCGCCCCAGCGTTCTTTCAGATCCAGGCTGTAGTAGTAAACGTAGCCTCCGTGCAGAGCGAGCTTATTGCGATAAAACTCGCTGGCCGCCCGCATCGCTTTCGTGACGTTCTCTTTAGAGACCGGCACCGCCGCCTGAGCGTCAGCAGTCCTGAAACCGAGGAGAGCAATCATTGAAATTCCCAGCAGAATCGACACTATACGGCCCGGCTTATGCACAACGAACTCCTCTCATATCTGATAACAGAACGGTTTCAGAACAGACTCACGCTTTAAACGGATTCACTCCTTGACGGGAATCCACTGGACGGCGTCGATGATGACATAGCCGTTGGCATCGGCATTGGTCACTTCGACAGCCGCTGTTTTGTCCGGTGTGAATTCAAATTCTCCCAGCGAGATAAACACGCCTTCCAGAGGTGGTGTCTGACGCTGGTCGATGGTTTTGGAAGTAGATCCCCCCGCATGCTGCACGGTCACTTTGACCTGCGAGCTACGATTGGAGTTCGGTGGATAGGCATAGCGAACTTCGTAGCGTCCCGCCTGGGGAACTTTGGTTTCAAAGCGGGCGGCGGCTTTGCCATCACGCGTATTTGACTCGTGACTGTAACCCGACGCCACATACTTCTTCGCCGAGCGGCTGGTCTGCCAGAGCCCGGTCAGTTTGGCCTGTGCATCGTCGACAACAATGCCTTTGAGTGTTTCCGGATTAATGCCGTTACTTCCATATTTGACTTCGGCAGGAGCTTCCAGAATCTGGCCCTCTTTGATCAACTGGGTTTTGAGCTGATCGTAAGGCACATCCTGCACGTCCAGTTTCTGATCCAGGGCGATCGCAGCTGCCGTCGCAGCGGAGTGACCGAGAATCATGAAAACGGGCTCCATGCGGATCGAACCGAAGGCGATGTGCGAGCTGGAAACACAGACCGGCACCAGCAGGTTGGCACATTCCCCTTTTTTCGGAACGAGGCTGCCGTAAGCAATTTCATAGGGACCACGGGTCGAAACGCCGATGTCCCCTTCGTTCTGCACGTAGCCTTCCGGAGTGACATACCGCTGTACGTTGTGTGAGTCCATCGTGTAGGAACCCATGCCGACCGAATCGGGGGTAGGTTTCTTTTTGAGCAGTTCGTTTTCGGTCATCACGAATTCGCCGATCATCCGGCGGGCTTCACGGATGTAAAGCTGATGGGGCCAGTTGCCGTTATCGGTGAACTCATCTTTCGCCAGTCCCCATTTCTGCATCTTCTGCTGCACTTCTTTAGGAACACGGGGATCGTTGGCGATGAAGTACAGCCAGCCTTTCTGGTAAGTTTCGTGCTCTTTGATAATCTCTTTACGGCGTTCGTAGGATGCTTCGGGATAGTCGTAGTTATAGCCGATGTTGTCGGTACTCATGGGACCGTGATTGTTGGTATCGGTCTTAAAGTTCGGAATGGGATCAAACTTGGCAAACGTCTGTCGCCAGCCAGCATCATAAATTCGTAGCAAGAGTTCGTACTGGGCGGGGTCGTAGCCTTCCGGCTTCGGAAACGGAACGCGATTCTCGTCGTGGTTGGTCAGGCACATGCGGAAACAGTAGGCCTGAATTTTGTCATCGCCCGAACCGTATTTTCCGGGGTCGGCACCACTGATGCGAGGCAGCAGTCCGCTGGCTGGATCGCCGGGTACTTTGTAGGGACTGATCTTTTCTTTGACCGCATTCGGACCAAAGTGGTGCCGGTGATGCAGTACGCCGGTCTGCACACCATTCCATTCTTCACCATAGACACTGTTGGCTTCGCGGCCCACGTGGTAGCTCACGCCGGCAGTTGCCAGCAGGTCACCTTCGTAAGTGGCGTCGATAAACATCTTCCCCTGGAAGGTTTTGCCACTGAGCGTTTTGATGGCGGTGATTCGGTCTCCGTCTTTGGTAACTCCAGACTTGCGATCCAGCCATTCGTCACGGTAAACGGGAATTTCGTATTCTTTCACGAACTCATCAAACACAGCCTCGGCCACGTGTGGTTCGAAAATCCACATGGTGCGTTGCTTACCATCGATGGCGGGAGTCCCCTGTCCTTTGTCGCCGTAGTCTTTTCGCTGCTGCCACTTCCAGGCATCCGGGGTCTGATAGTGTTTCCAGACGCGATGATAGAATTCGCGAGCCAGGCCGCCGATAACGGCTTTATTGCCGGTGTCTGTCCAGCCCAGACCACCACTGGAAAGCCCTCCCAGATGTGTATCGGGGCAGACGATAACAGCGGTCTTCCCCAGTCGCTTCGCCTGAACGGCTGCGGTGACGGCCCCGGAGGTGCCACCATAGACGACGACATCATATTCCTTGCCTTGTGCCTTCGGGACAACCAGTAACAGAAACAGTCCGCAGGCGAGCAGTTGCGACATCCACTTCATTTATTCTCTCTCTTAAGTCTCTAACGATGCTGAAAATTCCAAGGGTAATTCATACAGAAAAATCATTCTAACGGCGCGAATGGGCAATACCTAGTCAGAAAACCATGCTGTCCCCGGTTCCCACCGGATTCACTGTTAACAATCATTAGTAATTCGGCGCATCCAGCAGCATTGCTTTACCGACGTCGATTGTTGACTGGAGCCCAACCTGCTTTAATGTCTGCCAACCAGGAAGCGATCAGATTGATCGCCTTATCGCCCGACTGAAGGAATCGCCCCCGTGACTGAAGAACTGACCGCCTACCACGAAGTGGGACATGTGCTGATGGCCGTGTATGTCGGTGCCCGCGTCTATTCGGTGACGATCGATCCCGACTGGGATGATGGTCCCGAGCGATACGGAGACGCCGAGATCGCCTGGCCCCAGGGGGTGTTCGATGACAAGACCCTGTGTGAAAAAGCGATTCTCGTGGCACTGGCCGGTCCGGTTGCCGAGATGATTCACACGGGTGATCCTTTTCATCCGGCTCTGGTGGCAGAATGGTCGGGGGACTGGCAGCAGGCGTGGGAAGCAGCTTCCGCACTGGTTCCTCAGCGACAGGCACGCATGCAGTACCTCGAGCAGAAGACACTCAGCCTGTATCAGCTGTATCGGCAGGACAACTACTGGGCGGCGATTGGAGAACTGGTCGATCAACTGCTGGCCCATGAGACGCTCGAAGAAGAGATGATCTACGACACGATCTCCAGTTGGATATCCATTAACGGTCAGTAGACTGTCAGTCCGTGCCCCGATCATGGTATTCTTCGATCGTCCTGAGAATCTCTTGTGCGAGGGTGATTCGTTCGGCATCGGAATCCGTCAGTCGTTCGATCAGTTGCAGCCGCGCCAGATACTCGGCCGGGAAACCGTGAAAACGGGCTCCCCGGAGAACCAGCTCATGGTACCAGTCGAAAGGCTGCAGAGCGGGATCAACAAACGCGGTCATCGCCTGGTAGGTAAACACACGCATCAAACCTTGTTCATGCGTCAGCACATCCACCTCGCGAATCTCATATCCTTGTCCCAGCGATTCGAAGCGGTCGAGTTCCCATTTCTGTTCTGTCGTAATCTGGTAGACGGCCCCCCATACACCACCTGCGGTTGAGTCCTGAATCGTAATATCACATTTCCCGGACGCATCGACGCCGACTTTGTGAAAGCGGAGGTCTGCCTGCTCGAGCAAGGCGATTCCCTGAAACTGACAGCGACCGATGCGC
This window harbors:
- a CDS encoding gamma-glutamylcyclotransferase family protein codes for the protein MQKRLNYFAYGSNLHPARLEARIGRCQFQGIALLEQADLRFHKVGVDASGKCDITIQDSTAGGVWGAVYQITTEQKWELDRFESLGQGYEIREVDVLTHEQGLMRVFTYQAMTAFVDPALQPFDWYHELVLRGARFHGFPAEYLARLQLIERLTDSDAERITLAQEILRTIEEYHDRGTD